The following DNA comes from Streptococcus canis.
GAAGGATCGTCATCAATAATATAAAATTTCATTTGCTCACTCCATTTATTAACTGCTCTTTGCTCAAGGTAATCGTGAAAGTAGCTCCTTTGGGTAGGGTATCTGAACAAGAAATGCTCCCATTAAATTGTTCTTCAACGATTGTCTTGACATTGGAAAGCCCAATTCCGCGGTAAATATCGCCATTGACATCAAATTTTGTTGAAAAGCCGGGTTGAAAAATGTGAGGTTTCATTTTATCAGAAATACCAGGGCCGTTATCACTAATGATAATGCGAAGCATTTGGCCGTTTTCCTCGGTAGTGACCACAATGGTTCCTTTTTTCTGAGCGCCGATAGCTTCCACAGCGTTTAGAACAATATTAGAGATAACCGTCAACAGAAAATAATAGTTGGAAACGGTCATCTTGCTTTGAAGGTGTTCGGTAATGATAATATCTTGCTGGTGGGCTTGAATGAGACTCCGAACATAGGACAAGGCAATCCGAAAAATGTCTTTGAGAAGCATGCTGGACTCATTTTCCACGCTAAAATAAGTCCCCAATCCTTTAATAACATTTTGGTAATCTTTTTTGATTTCATGGACGTCTCTTGCAATGTCTAAGGACAAATGTTGGTAGTGTTGTGGTAATTGCAGTTTTTCTAATTCCTTATTTAAGAGGTAGGCATTCTTCATGATGTTTTCAATCTCAAGAATGTTTTTTTGCATAAAATAAACTTCACTTTTGACAGCGGACGTTGACCAAATGAAATAATAGTAGCGTTGCTCGTGGTATTCTTTGAGTAACAAGAGGGTCAGGTAGCGATAAGTATAGGCCAGAGTACAACTGACGAAGGCTCGAATGAGGGCTGTCAGAAAAAGGATTTGAAAGGTTTTAACCGTATAGTTTTGAAAATTAAGGAGAAGGCTGATTTCCAAAATATTGGATAAATAATCACAAATGATGATGGCTAGAAAAAAAGTCCCTTTATGGC
Coding sequences within:
- a CDS encoding sensor histidine kinase; translated protein: MLDILTKNHVERRQRIMIAAITIALAAQIYISVITDGFILTLSLFILPVFLYFNDDVNPFHICLGIALVSPIFRGMILTLVGDASFFKIIEFVFTDMVFYLCYGSCFYMLYWKRSYRHKGTFFLAIIICDYLSNILEISLLLNFQNYTVKTFQILFLTALIRAFVSCTLAYTYRYLTLLLLKEYHEQRYYYFIWSTSAVKSEVYFMQKNILEIENIMKNAYLLNKELEKLQLPQHYQHLSLDIARDVHEIKKDYQNVIKGLGTYFSVENESSMLLKDIFRIALSYVRSLIQAHQQDIIITEHLQSKMTVSNYYFLLTVISNIVLNAVEAIGAQKKGTIVVTTEENGQMLRIIISDNGPGISDKMKPHIFQPGFSTKFDVNGDIYRGIGLSNVKTIVEEQFNGSISCSDTLPKGATFTITLSKEQLINGVSK